From Streptomyces sp. CMB-StM0423, a single genomic window includes:
- a CDS encoding NAD(P)/FAD-dependent oxidoreductase — MAEATRGPDTRVHGVVLGGGLAGVLAARALRDHVDHVTVVERDTYPEEPEPRKGVPQGRHAHILWSGGAEAIEALLPGTLDRLRAAGAHRIGVKEDMVLYSAYGWQHRFPGSHYALTCSRPLLDQTVREAALDHPGTEVLTRTEAHGLLGDRTRVTGVRVRTSDGGTRELPADVVVDATGRGSRLRHWLTDLGLPPAAEESVDTGLTYATRVFRAPAGAADFPVVSVYADHRTGQPGRNGLLLPIEDGRWIITLSGTRGGEPTADDARFAEFARSLRDPIIADLVDAAEPLTPVRTTRSTLNRRMHLDRLADRPEGLVALGDCVVSLNPIHGHGMSVAARSARALETCLSRAGGLKPGLARTAQQAIAAAADAPWLLSASQDLCYPDNKATVSDPRLTTQAAQRQGFADLVTSASLVNERVCDALTAVTTLTAPLGSLETPEFLASMRQQARPPLTAAPLKDAEAAVLRAAAK; from the coding sequence ATGGCGGAAGCAACCCGGGGCCCGGACACCCGAGTTCACGGAGTCGTACTCGGGGGCGGCCTCGCCGGCGTGCTGGCCGCCCGGGCACTGCGGGACCACGTCGACCACGTCACCGTGGTCGAACGCGACACGTACCCGGAGGAGCCCGAGCCCCGCAAGGGCGTTCCGCAGGGCCGGCACGCGCACATCCTCTGGTCCGGCGGCGCCGAGGCCATCGAGGCGCTGCTCCCCGGCACCCTGGACCGGCTGCGCGCCGCCGGCGCCCACCGCATCGGCGTCAAGGAGGACATGGTCCTCTACAGCGCCTACGGCTGGCAGCACCGCTTCCCCGGCTCCCACTACGCGCTCACCTGCAGCCGTCCCCTCCTCGACCAGACGGTCCGCGAGGCCGCCCTGGACCACCCCGGCACCGAGGTGCTGACGAGGACCGAGGCGCACGGGCTGCTCGGCGACCGTACGCGCGTCACCGGCGTCCGCGTACGCACCTCGGACGGCGGCACGCGCGAACTGCCCGCCGACGTCGTCGTCGACGCCACCGGCCGCGGCTCCCGGCTGCGGCACTGGCTCACCGACCTCGGCCTGCCGCCCGCCGCCGAGGAGAGCGTCGACACCGGACTCACCTACGCCACCCGCGTCTTCCGCGCCCCCGCAGGCGCCGCCGACTTCCCCGTCGTCAGCGTCTACGCCGACCACCGCACGGGGCAGCCCGGCCGCAACGGCCTGCTCCTGCCCATCGAGGACGGCCGCTGGATCATCACCCTCTCCGGCACCCGCGGCGGCGAGCCGACGGCCGACGACGCGCGCTTCGCCGAGTTCGCCCGCAGCCTGCGCGACCCGATCATCGCCGACCTGGTCGACGCCGCGGAGCCGCTGACGCCGGTGCGTACGACCCGCAGCACCCTCAACCGCCGCATGCACCTCGACCGCCTCGCCGACCGCCCGGAAGGGCTCGTCGCGCTCGGCGACTGCGTCGTGTCCCTCAACCCCATCCACGGCCACGGCATGAGTGTCGCCGCCCGGTCCGCCCGGGCCCTGGAGACCTGCCTGAGCCGCGCCGGCGGGCTGAAGCCCGGCCTGGCCCGTACGGCGCAGCAGGCCATCGCCGCCGCCGCAGACGCGCCGTGGCTGCTCTCCGCCTCGCAGGACCTGTGCTACCCCGACAACAAGGCCACGGTGAGCGACCCCCGCCTGACCACCCAGGCCGCGCAGCGGCAGGGGTTCGCCGACCTGGTCACCAGCGCGTCCCTGGTCAACGAGCGCGTCTGCGACGCCCTCACGGCCGTCACCACGCTGACCGCACCGCTGGGCAGCCTGGAGACGCCCGAGTTCCTGGCGTCGATGCGGCAGCAGGCCCGGCCGCCGCTGACGGCGGCGCCGCTGAAGGACGCGGAGGCGGCGGTGCTGCGGGCGGCGGCGAAGTAG